The segment GGTCCTCCTTCCTGGTTTTCTCTTTCGGCTTTCTGTGGTTCTTGTTTCTGATTCTATGCTGAATATCATAAACTTTCAATCAATTTTGAAAACTCAATAAATAGTTGCTTAATTCTTTTTCGTTTTCTGTATAAAACTTACTGAAAACTGACCCGTTTTCGGCTTTTAGACATTCACTTGCTTGTATTTTTCGGTAATAAATTGCGCAACTCGCATCAAATGCTTTCTCACTAAAAGTTCCGTCAGCTTTGTATCCCGGTCTTTCAATGCGTAGTAAATCATCCGGTGTTCTGCTTGGGATTGTTCACGGTTGCCGCCTTGGAACAATTCTTCCGAGATATTGACGTAGTTCAAATAATCCCAATTGATTTTATTCGACCGAAAAGCAAAATCGTTGTTTGCCGCTTTGCAGATGACAGTGTGGAATTGCACATTCAAGGCTTCATATTTATCGGCTGCCAAGCTGGGATTTTCCATTCTTTCAAGCACTTCTTTCAGCTCTTCCAGCTGAAATTCACTAACTGAACGAGCTGCCTGCTCGGCAAGAAACACATCAATGGCCAAACATAATTGCAGCCGGTCAAAGATTTCCTTTTGATCAGGCCGCCGGACAAACACACCCACTTGCGGTGTAATCGTGATATACCCTTCCCGTTCCAATTGTGCCAACGCTTTGTGGACCGGAGTCCGGCTCATGTTCATCTGCGCTGCCAGTTCATTAATGCTGATCGATTCCTGCATGGTGAATCTTCCTTGGACAATCATATTCTTGATGTTCTTATAAGCTTGTTCTTCTTTCATAAAAACCCCTCCGCTTTTCCAAGCTAAAATTTTAGTCTGGCTGAATTCCTTAAAAACATAATTTTCAGACATCGTATTCGAACTATAATGGAGAGCTGTTTCTTTTGTCAATATCTCATGTATCCGGACTCTTGCGGCTTCATCAAAAAATTGCAAAATGAAGAACGGTTCCTCTACGTGGCCGTTCTTTAATTTCATTGAGTTTAAATTATCCGTTAGATGATTCTTTCAATAAAACCATTGTCCAGAAGTTTCCTTAAGGTTAGTATGGAACTACTATTTGGAAAAGGAAGTGATGGATTTGCCACTAAGCATGGAATTGGTCCAAGCGATCCGCGTTCGCCAAAACAACGGGTTGCCTGAAGAAATCCTGGAGAAAGCAAGGTTGCATATTAAAGATACTGTCGCGATTTCACTTGCCGCCTATAAAAGAGCGCCCATCGCCAGGCAAGCGATTGCCGCTTTATCCATAGGCACAT is part of the Planococcus shenhongbingii genome and harbors:
- a CDS encoding GntR family transcriptional regulator, yielding MKEEQAYKNIKNMIVQGRFTMQESISINELAAQMNMSRTPVHKALAQLEREGYITITPQVGVFVRRPDQKEIFDRLQLCLAIDVFLAEQAARSVSEFQLEELKEVLERMENPSLAADKYEALNVQFHTVICKAANNDFAFRSNKINWDYLNYVNISEELFQGGNREQSQAEHRMIYYALKDRDTKLTELLVRKHLMRVAQFITEKYKQVNV